CACCACCAAATCCTAACTGGATGAAGACATGCTCAGGGCATCCAATGTGGGCAAAGTGCCAAATATAGAGTGATTATAGCTTGTTCAAGGTTTTAGCAGAAGGATTAAATATAGCATACTAATCGATCACCTGACTTTGTTGAAGGTGCAACTAAAGGAAACAACATAAGCATATAGTTCGGTCTAGGTGATTTTCATcatccctcctcccctcccAGCCCctcttcaaaaaaataaaaaaagatccTGGTGATTTTCTTGTGTAGGAACATAAATGGTTCAAGCTTTTTGATCACCATCATTAAGTTCATTTCAAGTGAAATTCGAACTTTATGCTTGAAGCATCAGCTTTATCTGATATCCACTAAAGTAAGAGAAGACTGATGTTACAGTATGAATTTTAAATGCAAACCCATGGAATACCTCACAACGTGATGATTCCATGCAAACAGATATCTGCTCCAAGAGTTGTAGGATGATTCCAAGTCGTCCTATAGGAATGAGTACTGAACCACCAGCTTTAACAGCATCAACTGCACAGGAGGATATAAACTTCAATTTGTCCATTTCCTCTGAGCTCTCATCAGCATGAAGTAAGACCTCCTCCAAATCACTGGTTTCATCAAAGTAAACTCACAGCTTAATTTCATAGATGCCAAGTGTCAAAGTCTACcatatagaaaaaaatgaagagatggaagaatCAAATGGTACTACACTATACAATGATGCATTTGGCCATAGCATTCACACCCAAGAGGAGATATACTCAATAAAATAGGTTACCTCAAAGTTGAAGAATCCTCAGGAACAGCGTAATTACTCCCCTTGTTAGCAGTTTCCAGGACATCCAAAGatgaaaaatctgaatataTTAGCACATCGCATGATTGAAGAGCATTATAATTGAACTCCAAAGCATGACCAGGAACAAATTCAGAGCTTGAGACAAATCCTATCGTTCCATCTGGATATCTTATTGTCCAATTACAAGCTCCTATTTCCAACCCAGAGCTGATGGGTTTGATATTTATTGTACCATTGTAGCATGCCACCTCCGCATATTTGAGTCTTTGAAGCTTCTTAACACAATCCTCTATGTCAGCTGCACTGAGAGGCATGCTTCATCACCATCTCTTACAAGGTTATCAAACAAACCGAAATGCAGTCTCTAGGAAGAAAAGTAAGATGTAATATGCAATGAGCGTGATTATAACTTGGAAGATGCAAAGATACCAATACTTCATAATCTTCAATGGCTGAAGATTCTGACTACAAGATGTGAGGCTCTGCACATTCAATTTAGAGATGCATGACCTATCAAGAAAGTCATCTAACAAGAAAAGGCATTTTAAGCCTTAGCTGCAGGACAGAACTCCCAACATCAAAAAATAATCCGCATCTCAGGAGATTGTAGCATCTTATAAAGGCACACCAAGCTGATTGCCCTTTAAAAAGTTTGGGCTCTACCATGACCGAGGGAGGGGCTAAGTAGAAGAACCAGTATCCTGAGTTTCGCAAATAGTTACAATGAGGATCTAAGCCACGATAAACTATCAAGCCACATCTTGTATGCAATGTAGCTACAGCACAAAACTAAAACTTGAAGGCTGTTCCTTACCTATACAATGGCATCCATCCACCAAGTTCAATCCCATCAGTGCCCAATACTATCTCCTTCAATGCAGAAGGAAGTGATTCCAGCTTCTCCCACTTCATCCAGTGAGGGCTACTGAATTCTTGAGTTCCATAAAACTGCCTGAATTCCTCATGCATTGAAACAAGGTCCTCCATCATAAGTTTCCCAAGTTTCGCTGCTGCCTCGGTTACATATACCTAAGGTAAAAGCACGAATTTTTAAGCAAGTTACAATCTTTCAACGCACAAGCCCAAGACCAAGCAATAATTAAACTGACACTTAACCATGTCCataaaaatcacttcaaattcAATTGACGACGCGAAAATTACCTTTGCCGAGAAGCCCTTCGCTCGCGTAAGAAATGGCAACCCAAGCATCCCAGCAGGGCTCGAGATCAACACCACATCAATGAACGAGGGATTCCACAAGTGCAGGTTCGCCACGGTTTTGTACCACGGTTCAGAACGAATCAAAGCCTCTGCATTCATGGGTTTCTCCGTATTCTTCCTCTCTGCACTCCCAGATTCACAGCCATCAGATTCATCGACCGGACGTTCCAAATCTTCTTCACCTCGCACGGCAGAGAACCCAGGAGGTATAGGGGCGAAAGCAGCGAGAGCGGACAGGTCCAGGGGACAATCAATCAAGATCCTAAACCCGCAGACACTCAGCATGTGACATGGGGGAAAGTAGAACCCTTTACCTCTGCTCAGGCACGTCTGCACAAGAGCGTACatgtcaaattcaaattaaaccAAATGCGAGCACCGGATGCGTCGACTGACGAAAGAAAAGTGTGTCGCAATACCCAGTCCAAAGAGAGACTTACCAACTTCATGAGGCCAGCCAGACCAATGTGGAGAATTCAACAGGTGATTCACGCAAAGAAGGGAGACCGGCAAAGCTCTCAACGTCCCACTCGATTTCCCACTGTTATCGACCCTTACGATCGGGGCCTCGCCAAAAGTTATCACCTTCGTTTTACGAAGAATGAATGATCCGAAaaacaattaagaaaagaaCAGTCCTGTGACCGAGACCTAAGAGAACGAGAACAGGAGCTGTACGGCGAAACCAGAGGCGGCGGGACCCGCGAAGAAGATCGAGGCGAAACGGGAGCTGGGGGCGGCGGAGACGCGAGGCCGTGGAGCTGGTTGCGCGAGAGAGGCAGGattgagagcgagagagagagagagagggggcgatAGAGACGGAACTCGAGCGCGGAACCTCGGGCGTCGGACGGCCGCCGGGCGGCGAGACCACGGCGGCGGGCCGGTGGCTGCGCGAGAGAGGGAGGACTGGACTGAGAGCGCGTGCGCGAGGACGGGAGAGAAGATCGAGAGAaggggagagaaggagagagggaatgAGAATTTAAAACCTCATTTAAGGGTTTTGCTTtgcttcaaaataaatatataaaaaggatTAATacctaaaaaaatccaaaactgtATACTTGTATCAAATctactctaaactaatttgtGCTCAATCATAAACTGATTTGCCTTacttatatttataacaaatttatcttatgtTAGTTTCCtataaattttactgttaaattattaaactGAATGACACATAACAATTGACTAGAGTACAATATTTGCGATTTTCGGTACTATTAATGTAATTTAATGGAGGATAtacaatttatgatttttggctgttgaataaattagtttgatgtaaatttattacaagtataccaatttatgattttttatagtcaatcagaataaatttgtcacatgtgtaataatttaagatttttcatgatcaaaaaaatagtttttggtaaaattatcacacgtatactagtttggagtttttcaaaatattaaccctatataaaaaaaattaaaaaaaaatctaattcgGTAATTGCCAATTCAAACgttatttataaaattgaaatcattttctaaatgaaatccaaatatccaaaattatttttagttacATATAACTAGACGAAGAAGTTAacaattttcctagaaaattaatttttcctttaacaTGAGGTTTTTCTTCAGATGAAAATACTCGAGTTTTTTTCGTTTTTGGTCATAACTCTGAGTTCATTGTCTATGTGATGAAATCATTTCTTTATTAACACACTTATTTGTGTTCATGTGAAAATCTCTAATATCATATGATGTTcagaaatggaaaatgcaaaccTCCACAGGTACTTCAATACAAACCTCAAAAGGACGATCATCCATGAAAACATGATGGACACCTCAACAAATTATGGTAAAATTACCAAAATCGCAGTGAGTAGAGAGTCAAGAACACACCACATACGTCCATTGACAGGAGGAGGTGCCCAAGAACACCAGTTAAAAGAGAGACTTTTACAGTATAGTTCACCGAAAAAATTGGCAATTAGAACAAGGAGATTTCGCACGGACTCGGCGCTCTTGTCCTCGGATcggagaagaaaggaaggagagtGGAGGTTTTTGGGTTCTctccttttttgtgttttctggTGGCTAAGGATCGCTTGGCTGTAGTGGGATGAGGGTTggggtttttttctttaagacAAGGATTCAATGATTCCAAAGTCAGTCACATACCTACATACTTATTTTGCATGCATGTAGCTTGACAAAGTCATTTGGTGCAAAAATTTGGTTGTCTATGCAACAAACTTGTTCTTGCTTAGAAGAATCAGAAGTCCATTTTAGTTTCAATGCAAGGAAAACAAGAAGGTAAATGAAACAATTGGCATTAGACAAGATGGCGAATCCTCTAAAGACATGAACTTGTTCCAGGGAATAAAGAGCTAAACCCAATGAAGTGATTCCTGAAGgatttcaatttgttttcaCCATATTTACAGATACAACAGAGAAGTATCAAGTCGCATAACAAAGCATTGGCAAGGCCTTGATCTAAGCTCTCCAAACTATCACAACTAAGAAACAGAGCTTTCTTCAAGGGAAGCACATCCTAGAATCGAGCCTGATGCAGTCAGACACATTGGTCTTGTCTCACGCCAGTTCAACGGGGACTCGGAAGGGTCGCAAACTCTCACCAAACCTAGTTTTACAATATCAAATCTCCCAGCTCCCGAGTCTTCCCACTTGAGAACCTTCCCACCCAATACATACAGTTCATGCCCAAGACCAGCAAAACCATAATCAAAGACTTCTAGTGGTCGCGAGTGGTTGGGAAGGAAAACAGAAGGAACTTTCCCCACATCGTACCATTCTCCTTTGGCAGCATCCCTTGTCTTAATTAAGCTCTCACCCCAATCTACAATTGTGTATACACGATCATTTTCAATGACCTGCACAGCTACTTGCATTGCCCTAGAAAAAGGCCAATGATCCTCTACTGTGTTCCACAATCCAGTTAATGGACAGAAAACTTCTGATGGATTTTGGTCCAAAAGTCCTACTTGATCATTGAGAACATGAAATTTGCCGTTGTATGACAAGCCTATGCAATCCGTTTGGGGATTGGGCATTGGTGGTAGTTCTTCCCATCTGCAATGTCCATGCTTGAAAAACTTAGGTTGTCTCAAAAAAGAAGAGTTAAACAAGATATTTCTTGGAACAATTTAAGAACAAACTCCGACCTACGATATCAgaagaatgaaaggaaaaggaaaagctaaacaAGTAGGTGAGCATATTTCAGAACCAAAGTGGACGTGGAGAACCATGTTCTCTTGCCATTTTCGGTGCCAAGGGTAtaagacaatagaaaggaagtaaAAAGTGCAAGACTTGTAGTATAATACTGTGGCAGCAAACATACTTGTTTGACAATGGATCGTAACATTCAGCAAGAGTGAGGCCTCTTGGGCACGAAAGATTGCGACCCCCAGCAACATACACCTTTCCAGAGATGACGCAACACGCAAAGTGTGAACGTGGCATTTGCATACTTGACACTGCAGTCCATTCTTTTCTGAAAGGGTCGAACTGGTAGACCTCATTAGTTATGATAGGCTTCTGATGAGGGAACCCTGGATCACTCGATGCATAAGCCCCACCAATGACAAGAAATCTGCCACCAACACAAACACAAGAAAAGCCAGTGTGCTTCCAGTCGGGATGCGTTCTTGGCATCTTTGGTATGGGATGCCATCTATCAGCTTCCGGATCATAAGCAATCCACTGGTTCTCGGAGCCCTCCGTGAGAACGAATAACCAATCCCCGGACCAGCCTTCCCTAGCCTTGAAGTTGGCATATTCCGTGCCTCGCGTAACTTCTCTCCACTTCTTCGAGACTGTTTCTAGCAGCCCCTGGAACCCATGAGACACTCTGGCCAAGCATCTCAAGGCCAGATCATCCGGCAGCCCTGGAATTATAGGTTCATACAGAGAATCCCTAGAACACAACATTCAGAAGAAAGGGAAATTAGAGGCAGACCAGAAGAATGAAAATAGGGATTTCTAGTCATAGCAAAATAGCCAAACTAACAACAGGGTAATTCTAATAAAAACCCAAACTAAAGAACCCAAACTAACAACTGGGTATCGTCCTTCCCGAGCAAGCATCTTACGAAAGATCAAAACTTTGACCATCTACATCGATCGAATCGTCCATAATTTCGCATAATGTCAATCCAGCTCAATCAAACTCAGTCAAAGCCAAGCTCGAGTATCTTCCCACCATGATACACCTTGAACTCATACAATCATACAATCCTTACACAGGAAGCAGAGTCTAAGAATTAGAGCGCCATGACCCACAATCGAATGCACTGCAAACGTTGCAAGAGCAAATGAATAGAAGATTCGCGAAGACACTCACATCGATTTTGCGCCCCGCAAAGGTTCGTTCAACTCGAACAACCGCGAACCCGACAAAACCAATCTGCCAACGACGGGCTCGAACGATGCTATTGCTGGAACCGAAAGAAAGCGGGCCGACGGAACCGATACGTCGAGACTCGGAGACGAGACGGAAGAGCGGAAGGGGAAATTACGACGGCGAGAGAGGAGGAGTGTCGACGGCGAGAGAGGTCGccgagggaggaggaggaggagcctcGCCGCTCGATCCGATGGAGGAAGGTTGAAGACGAGAAATGCCGTTCCGACATTATCATCTGTTTCGGGTTTGGTAAGGTTACGGTGCCCCGACCACGAGCCGGACGCGACAGCCGGGCCGGGTCGGGTCGTTCCGGGGCGAGCCGGGGCCCTTTTATGGTTGGGCTCTGTCTGATGGGCCCTTTCTGAAACTTGGAACACCTTCTTTCTTGCTTCTGGATGCAAGCCCTGGAGATGAAAGCTCAGCTGTAGAGTCACGGATCAGTGAGATTTTGTGGAAGGGAGCTACAAATGCTGCGTCTTCTCTTCAGTCTTCCATCTCTGCCCTTGGTGGGCTGGAAATAAACGTGAACATGGCTCTAGGATGGAGCCGAGAACTTAGAAACCGGACCGTGGGAACCGGTTCGATTTCTGGTTTCAAAAATTGGGGAACTTGTTATGATGGGTGAGTTCCAAGTTTTAAATGGAATTTGGACAGAACCTGAAACATAACTTATCCCTAACTAAAAACTTATTTCGTGGGTGCAAAAGGTTTTAGACAAGGAGATGCTCTCACTCCTTGGTTTTTGTGATGATTATTGAAGTTGTTAGATAGAAATGCCATCCTGATTTCTCCGAAATTAAgctatcctctctctccttggttTTTGTGATGATTATTAAAGTTGTCAGGTAGAAATGCCATCTTGAGTTCTCCGAAATTAAGCTTAACCCATTTGTGTTTGCCAATGATGTTTTATATCGATGGATGGAAGCCTGGAACTACGGAAGAGATCTCGAATGTGTTTTGGACATTTTCTCTAATGCCTGGACTGAGGATAAATCCTGCTAAAATTAAGAAGTGTGCCCTAGGTAATTGTGATGAATTGTTGAGTGAGATGGTCCTGAGAACTGAGAAGTGGTTTTAAACGCAGTACTCTTTCAAGGAAGTATTCAAGTCTTTCTTGAATATCTGTTAGGCTATCTGAAAATGATTGCAACATTCATTGACTGAATTTTGAGTAGAATTAAAAGCTGGAGCTCGAGGAGATTTGTCCTTTGCTTGCAAGTTACGATGTGTTGGTTCTGTCTTATATAGCATTGTAGTTTCATGCTGATGTGGTGTGTTTGATTTGCCAATGAAGGGTATTAAGGCTGTGGACCGTCGTTGCTTTATTGCGTTTTTGTGGTCGAGTCCTgaaatcaatataaaaaaaatgcgaAAGTAAGGTGGCTAGATGTTTGCTTGCCAAGGGAGGGAGGTTTGGGAATAAAGCAGATTCCCCAATGGAACAAAGCTATCATCTTGAAGGTAAATATGGCTGTTGCTCATGgttactttggatctttggtgtttGGTCAAGAGGTAAACTCACCAAGGTAAGGGAGCTTGCGCTCCTATGAGGACTTCCGCAGCCTGCCCGTTTGATATCCAAGGATGTCAAGTTTCACGAATACATTCGTTATTTTAACATGTCTTTGTTCACATACCCCGCTATCCCTAAGAGAAGGGAATAGCCCCTAGTTGTTTTACATCATGATTATCCCAAGGTTCAGACTAGGACCAATACAAAGCCTTTTAGGACTTGCTTAAGATGCTGGTCTTTTTGGGGTTTGCTTGtgtttaaaaaagagaggagttTTTGGCAAATTCTTTCCTCCGGTCCTTCCCCCTATATACTTGGCGGAAGCTTCCTAAACCCAGGGCAGAGATAAAAGCCCCTTGCTCGATGTGCTGTTTGTGATGGTGAAGACAATCTTCTTATGGTTTGATCCACTGCATCCTATCCTAGGTAGCTGGAAAGGTTTTCTGCTGGAGTGGTTTATGGTTCAGGGCTTTCATTGCAAACCAAAGTGGCAAATGAAATTAATAATGGAAACTGGGTATGGCCAACTGCAGAATGAGATGAATTAGCCTTAACTCCTTAACTCCAATCTGGTCTATGTGGGGGTTGTATGTCCTCATCCACGCCTGGGAATCGCAGCTGTACAAAAGAATTCGGTCCATAACACCTTGAGGTTGACGTAAAGTATAATTGATCAGATTTTCGGACAGGGTAGGTTCTCAGCCTAGAATTGAAAATCGATACTGTGActttcaattccaatttttttggaattgggaattgaatttatgtttcccattttttgttttgtgcaaaaacaaacaaacaaacaaacaaacaaatcaacttttttaataaaacataAAAGTCGCAATATTTCACAACAAAAATATGCAAAGCAAAGCTTTTGAGGATAGGGCAATTTTCAAAGCTTAGCTCAATTCCTTGCATAATTCCACGAACCAAGAGAAGGCTCAATCGAGAGTTGAGTTAGGGTCTATTTGGTAACCGGCCAAATAGTGctaattta
This region of Eucalyptus grandis isolate ANBG69807.140 chromosome 8, ASM1654582v1, whole genome shotgun sequence genomic DNA includes:
- the LOC104415317 gene encoding integrator complex subunit 9 homolog translates to MKLTCLSRGKGFYFPPCHMLSVCGFRILIDCPLDLSALAAFAPIPPGFSAVRGEEDLERPVDESDGCESGSAERKNTEKPMNAEALIRSEPWYKTVANLHLWNPSFIDVVLISSPAGMLGLPFLTRAKGFSAKVYVTEAAAKLGKLMMEDLVSMHEEFRQFYGTQEFSSPHWMKWEKLESLPSALKEIVLGTDGIELGGWMPLYSAADIEDCVKKLQRLKYAEVACYNGTINIKPISSGLEIGACNWTIRYPDGTIGFVSSSEFVPGHALEFNYNALQSCDVLIYSDFSSLDVLETANKGSNYAVPEDSSTLSDLEEVLLHADESSEEMDKLKFISSCAVDAVKAGGSVLIPIGRLGIILQLLEQISVCMESSRCEVPIFVISSVAEELLAYTNIIPEWVCKQRQEKLFSGDPLFAHVELLNGERLQVYPAVYSPKLLLHWQEPCIVFCPHWSLRLGPAVHLLRRWHGDEKSLLVWEEGMDSDIALLPFDLKEMKMKVLRCSFLSGIVLKKVRPLIHVLQPKYVMLPEDFGRQIMSPVANSYSVLHYSVNETLKLPILKEDSELEITADLISQLHWKNLKDQNLSITRLKGNLVMSDARRQILTSDELSCSKSEKPPLLWGTLDLQRLLARLSEMGIGGSLQEDSVTDGSSDARILRIDAPSEALLEIRSTSTLISAANEELAFRIRDAVDGILDGT
- the LOC104415318 gene encoding F-box/kelch-repeat protein At1g16250 codes for the protein MDSLYEPIIPGLPDDLALRCLARVSHGFQGLLETVSKKWREVTRGTEYANFKAREGWSGDWLFVLTEGSENQWIAYDPEADRWHPIPKMPRTHPDWKHTGFSCVCVGGRFLVIGGAYASSDPGFPHQKPIITNEVYQFDPFRKEWTAVSSMQMPRSHFACCVISGKVYVAGGRNLSCPRGLTLAECYDPLSNKWEELPPMPNPQTDCIGLSYNGKFHVLNDQVGLLDQNPSEVFCPLTGLWNTVEDHWPFSRAMQVAVQVIENDRVYTIVDWGESLIKTRDAAKGEWYDVGKVPSVFLPNHSRPLEVFDYGFAGLGHELYVLGGKVLKWEDSGAGRFDIVKLGLVRVCDPSESPLNWRETRPMCLTASGSILGCASLEESSVS